A region of Jannaschia sp. W003 DNA encodes the following proteins:
- a CDS encoding CcdB family protein — translation MTSDRSAHVLVIQNDMLEETGTRIVMPLRRRNEAPPDHPRLQPVILLGDEVWVALALNVATLSLAEIGPLVASAEGARDDVTRALDMVLAGV, via the coding sequence GTGACGTCCGACCGGAGTGCCCATGTGCTCGTGATCCAGAACGACATGCTGGAGGAGACGGGCACGCGGATCGTGATGCCCCTGCGGCGCCGGAACGAGGCTCCTCCCGACCATCCGCGGCTCCAGCCCGTGATCCTGCTCGGGGACGAGGTCTGGGTCGCGCTGGCGCTCAACGTCGCGACCCTCTCGCTCGCCGAGATCGGCCCGCTCGTCGCGTCCGCCGAGGGCGCGCGCGACGACGTCACGCGCGCCCTCGACATGGTCCTCGCCGGCGTCTAG
- a CDS encoding type II toxin-antitoxin system CcdA family antitoxin: protein MARVKTSVTLDEALLREARELGVNVSAAAADGVAGVVKSERWRRWQEENRPWIEAYNEWIEENGLPLARYRKF, encoded by the coding sequence ATGGCACGGGTCAAGACGAGCGTGACGCTGGACGAGGCGCTCCTGCGTGAGGCGCGGGAGCTGGGGGTGAACGTGTCGGCGGCGGCGGCCGACGGCGTGGCCGGGGTGGTGAAGTCCGAGCGCTGGCGGCGCTGGCAGGAGGAGAACCGCCCGTGGATCGAGGCCTACAACGAATGGATCGAGGAGAACGGCCTCCCCCTCGCCCGCTATCGGAAGTTCTGA